GAATAAGAGCGTCATGAAAGGAAACCTGAATGTATTCGGGCATATTATCTTCGTATCGATGCCTCCAATCAACGTTGAAGCCGAGGAAATCTCGATAAAAGTCAGTGGCCTTTTCAGTATCAAAGATTCGGAAAATCGGTGTAATCATAAGTAGAAAGAACCTGCCTTTCTTCGTAGTTTACAACATATTCCATTATCTAAATAAGATTATCCACTAAAGTAACTGAGTGGGATGTCTAACCTTATTCTTATCATATAACGAATGAGGAACTTTAAAAAGGGGATGTCAAAAAAAGGGTGAAGAAGTTATGAAAGCCTACGTGTTCGGAAATCTTGGAATTTCTAACGAAAAGATAGTGATGGGCGCATAAGTAAAGAGCCCGGCTGAGTGTATACACCGGACTCTGAAATGTCGCTATTACCCTACTGCTTCTTCTTTTTTAGATTCTTCATCTTCTTCCTCATCTTCGATCCAAGCATCTGCATCCTTGATGCCAAGCTTAGTTGGGTTGAAGACTGGGTTTTTGCCTTGCTTGCGCTGATTTTCGTAGTCTTTCAATACTTTGAATGCAATCTTACCTAGTAACCCGATTGCAATTAAGTTAATGACTGTCATCAGGGCCATGAATAAATCGGCCATTTTCCAAACGAGACTTAAGCTAGAGACGGAACCAATAAGCACAAATGCCATCGTTGCGAGACGGAAAATAAATAGCGCAGGCTTGCTTTCTTTAATAAACTCAATGTTAGTTTCACCATAGTAGTAAGAGCCGATGATTGAGCTGAAAGCAAATAGAAAGATAGCTACTGAAATAAAGATGCCTGACCAGCCGCCAACGTGGCTATTTAGTGAGTTCTGAAGCAATTCAATACCCGTTACATCACCTGTCTGGAATACAGGGGCAAGTAAGATGATAAACGCTGTTGACGAACAAACTAAGATTGTATCGACAAATACACCTAATGATTGAATCAAACCTTGTTTAGCCGGGTGTGAAGTCGTTGAAGTAGCTGCAGCGTTCGGGGCACTACCCATACCAGCTTCGTTCGAGAATAATCCACGTTTAACACCGTTCATAATTGCTGCACCAATGGCCCCACCTAATGCTTGTTCAAATCCGAATGCACTCTTAACAATTAAAGCAATAACAGACGGTAATTCAGCTACATTCATAATGAGAACTATCATCGCAATAACAATGTAAAGAATCGCCATAACAGGAACAATCACACTAGATAAATTCGCAATGCGGTGAACGCCGCCGAAGATCACAAGACCCGTAATCGCTGTAATGATTAATCCGATCACAAGACGATTTACACCAAAGGCATTCTCAAATGCTAATGAAATCGTGTTACTTTGTACTGAATTGAAGATTAATCCGAAAGTAATCGCGATTAGAACGGCAAAGATAATGCCAAGCCATCTTGCTTTAATGCCCTTTTCGATATAGTAAGCAGGTCCACCGCGAAATGCGTTTTTCCCTTTCACTTTATAAACCTGAGCGAGTGTGCTTTCAATAAAGGCAGTCGCACCACCTAGAAGTGCCACAATCCACATCCAGAAAACAGCACCAGGACCACCGAGCGTAATGGCCACTGCC
The sequence above is drawn from the Pseudalkalibacillus hwajinpoensis genome and encodes:
- a CDS encoding alanine/glycine:cation symporter family protein — its product is MAEFLSGIIDFSNNILWSYVLIAGLLGIGIYFTVASRFVQFRFFGEMFRVLGEKPDYKDESKNISPFKSFCVGAATRIGTGNLAGVAVAITLGGPGAVFWMWIVALLGGATAFIESTLAQVYKVKGKNAFRGGPAYYIEKGIKARWLGIIFAVLIAITFGLIFNSVQSNTISLAFENAFGVNRLVIGLIITAITGLVIFGGVHRIANLSSVIVPVMAILYIVIAMIVLIMNVAELPSVIALIVKSAFGFEQALGGAIGAAIMNGVKRGLFSNEAGMGSAPNAAATSTTSHPAKQGLIQSLGVFVDTILVCSSTAFIILLAPVFQTGDVTGIELLQNSLNSHVGGWSGIFISVAIFLFAFSSIIGSYYYGETNIEFIKESKPALFIFRLATMAFVLIGSVSSLSLVWKMADLFMALMTVINLIAIGLLGKIAFKVLKDYENQRKQGKNPVFNPTKLGIKDADAWIEDEEEDEESKKEEAVG